A DNA window from Chryseobacterium sp. MEBOG06 contains the following coding sequences:
- a CDS encoding BON domain-containing protein, with protein MKTNSELQKDVQNAIRWEPLLRSAEIRVTAKDGVVSLTGVVDSFTKKAEAEAAARKITGVKALVENIEVNLPNSWTKSDADIANEVLAALKSNYKVPDDQVSVKVEDGCVILGGELNWNYEKEAAKNAITFLPGIKVITNNITIKSEMHEEIDKKDIENALKSSVIDDRDIRVSVSGKIVTLEGTVNSWYAKEEVGHIVWKAPGILEVKNNLEVDYGYDY; from the coding sequence ATGAAAACTAATTCAGAATTACAGAAAGATGTTCAAAATGCCATTAGATGGGAACCTCTATTACGTTCAGCCGAAATTCGGGTTACCGCAAAAGATGGAGTTGTTTCTCTGACGGGTGTAGTTGACAGTTTTACAAAAAAGGCAGAAGCAGAAGCAGCTGCCAGGAAAATTACCGGCGTAAAAGCACTGGTAGAAAATATTGAGGTAAATCTTCCAAACTCCTGGACAAAAAGTGATGCAGATATTGCCAATGAAGTATTGGCAGCACTAAAATCTAACTATAAAGTCCCTGATGACCAAGTAAGTGTAAAAGTAGAAGACGGGTGCGTCATTTTAGGAGGAGAGCTCAACTGGAATTATGAGAAAGAGGCTGCAAAAAATGCAATCACTTTTCTTCCCGGTATCAAGGTAATCACCAATAATATTACAATCAAATCAGAAATGCATGAGGAGATTGATAAAAAAGATATTGAAAACGCATTAAAAAGCAGCGTAATTGATGATCGTGATATCAGAGTATCTGTGTCAGGCAAGATAGTAACCTTAGAAGGAACTGTCAACTCCTGGTATGCCAAAGAAGAAGTCGGTCATATTGTATGGAAAGCTCCAGGAATCCTTGAAGTTAAAAACAATCTGGAAGTTGACTATGGATATGACTATTAA